One Rhodoferax ferrireducens T118 DNA segment encodes these proteins:
- a CDS encoding shikimate kinase, with protein sequence MIVSLIGLPGSGKSTVGRQLARRLQLPFFDSDHLIEQQLGCSIREYFEREGEDRFRDVEESVIDELTQKQTGVVSTGGGVILRPANRQHLRERCRVVYLNSSPDELFRRLRHDVNRPLLQVADPLARLRDLHTLRDPLYRETAHFIIETGRPSVATLVNMIVMQLELAGVPLKPLNSPP encoded by the coding sequence TTGATCGTCTCCCTCATCGGCCTCCCCGGTTCCGGCAAATCCACCGTCGGGCGTCAACTCGCCCGGCGGCTGCAGCTTCCCTTCTTTGACTCCGACCATCTGATTGAGCAGCAACTGGGCTGCTCAATCCGCGAGTATTTCGAGCGCGAGGGCGAAGACCGGTTCCGCGATGTCGAAGAATCGGTCATCGACGAACTCACGCAAAAACAAACCGGGGTTGTATCAACCGGTGGCGGCGTGATTTTGCGGCCCGCCAACCGCCAGCATCTGCGCGAGCGTTGCCGGGTGGTGTACCTCAATTCCTCGCCTGACGAGCTGTTCCGGCGCCTGCGCCATGATGTGAACCGACCTTTGTTGCAAGTCGCCGACCCCCTGGCGCGTCTGCGTGACCTGCACACGCTGCGCGATCCGCTCTACCGGGAAACCGCACACTTCATCATCGAGACCGGTCGCCCATCGGTCGCCACCCTGGTTAACATGATCGTGATGCAGCTGGAGTTGGCGGGTGTGCCTCTCAAGCCCCTAAACTCACCCCCATGA
- the aroB gene encoding 3-dehydroquinate synthase — MNATDLQTVAIDLQSRSYHIAIRGSLFDNPLSYTELPAASSALIVTNTTVGPLYAERLQSALLGKFKHIHTVVLPDGEAFKTWQTLNLIFDALLSHGCDRKTILFALGGGVVGDMTGFAAASYMRGVPFVQVPTTLLAQVDSSVGGKTGINHPLGKNMIGAFYQPLKVVCDLDTLKTLPARELSAGLAEVIKYGPIADLEFLAWIEAHIDALMAREPQALAHAVKRSCEIKAWVVGQDEREAGLRAILNFGHTFGHAIEAGLGYGEWLHGEAVGCGMVMAAHLSLRLGLIDAALVQRLTTLIQKAGLPVKGPQLSASDNAGRYLELMRLDKKAEGGEIKFVVIDGPGNASVRSAPDALVREVIHDCCT, encoded by the coding sequence ATGAACGCCACCGACCTCCAAACCGTTGCCATTGACCTGCAAAGCCGCAGCTACCACATCGCCATTCGCGGCTCGCTGTTTGACAACCCCCTGAGCTACACCGAATTGCCCGCCGCCAGCAGCGCGCTGATCGTGACCAACACCACGGTCGGGCCGCTCTATGCCGAGCGCCTGCAGAGCGCTTTGCTGGGCAAGTTCAAACACATCCACACGGTCGTGCTGCCCGACGGCGAGGCGTTCAAGACCTGGCAGACGCTGAACCTGATTTTTGATGCCTTGCTGTCGCACGGTTGCGACCGCAAAACCATTCTGTTTGCGCTGGGTGGCGGCGTGGTCGGCGACATGACCGGTTTTGCGGCCGCCAGCTACATGCGCGGTGTTCCGTTTGTGCAGGTGCCCACGACACTGCTGGCGCAGGTTGATTCGTCGGTGGGAGGCAAGACCGGCATCAACCATCCGCTGGGCAAGAACATGATTGGCGCGTTTTACCAGCCGCTCAAAGTGGTGTGTGACCTGGACACGCTCAAGACGCTTCCCGCACGCGAGCTCAGTGCCGGGCTGGCCGAAGTCATCAAATACGGGCCGATTGCCGACCTGGAATTTCTGGCCTGGATTGAGGCCCATATCGACGCCCTCATGGCGCGCGAGCCGCAGGCACTGGCGCACGCCGTCAAACGCAGTTGCGAAATCAAGGCCTGGGTGGTGGGGCAAGACGAACGCGAGGCGGGCCTGCGTGCCATCCTCAACTTTGGTCACACCTTTGGTCACGCGATTGAGGCCGGGCTGGGCTACGGCGAGTGGTTGCATGGCGAGGCTGTGGGTTGCGGCATGGTGATGGCGGCCCATCTGTCGCTCAGACTGGGGCTGATTGATGCAGCGCTGGTGCAACGTCTGACCACGCTGATTCAAAAGGCCGGCTTACCCGTCAAGGGGCCACAATTGTCAGCCTCCGACAATGCCGGGCGCTACCTGGAACTGATGCGCCTGGACAAGAAGGCCGAAGGCGGCGAGATCAAATTCGTCGTGATCGATGGCCCAGGCAACGCCAGCGTGCGCAGCGCACCGGATGCACTGGTGCGTGAAGTCATCCATGATTGCTGCACCTGA
- a CDS encoding deoxyguanosinetriphosphate triphosphohydrolase: MTLACYACDPAQSRGRHYPQAPALTRTEYQRDRDRIVHSTAFRRLVYKTQVFVNHEGDLFRTRLTHSLEVAQLGRSVARSLRLNEDLVEAIALAHDLGHTPFGHAGQDALNDCMTAFGGFEHNLQSLRVVDHLEERYPQFDGLNLTFETREGILKHCSRSNAQVLEMKEPGGVGLRFLDGTQPSLEAQLCNLADEIAYNAHDIDDGVRSGLITLEQLEAVALFDDFRREALAEYPQLQDAAHGRRLLYEATRRMLTAQVHDVIAATTAAVETAAPTSVAAVRQQAPLVQFGPDMRLKSQALKTFLLHQLYRHPQVMQTMNQAQTIVHELFKAYLEQPQEMGEGFLARAEAAAGAPDPLSASARVVADYIAGMTDRFAAREHKRLTGVKLL, encoded by the coding sequence ATGACGCTCGCCTGCTACGCCTGCGATCCCGCCCAATCGCGCGGTCGCCATTACCCCCAAGCCCCGGCCCTGACGCGCACCGAGTACCAGCGCGACCGCGACCGCATCGTGCACAGCACCGCTTTCAGGCGGCTGGTGTACAAGACGCAGGTGTTCGTCAACCACGAAGGCGACCTGTTTCGCACCCGCCTGACGCACTCGCTGGAGGTGGCGCAACTGGGGCGTTCGGTGGCCCGGTCATTGCGGCTGAATGAAGACCTGGTCGAAGCCATTGCGCTGGCGCACGACCTCGGACACACGCCGTTTGGCCACGCCGGGCAGGACGCGCTCAACGACTGCATGACCGCTTTTGGCGGCTTTGAGCACAACCTGCAAAGCCTGCGCGTGGTCGATCACCTGGAGGAGCGCTACCCCCAGTTTGACGGCCTGAACCTGACGTTCGAGACGCGCGAAGGCATTCTCAAGCACTGCTCGCGCAGCAACGCGCAAGTGCTTGAAATGAAGGAGCCCGGTGGCGTCGGCCTGCGTTTCCTGGATGGCACACAACCCAGCCTGGAAGCGCAGTTGTGCAACCTGGCCGACGAGATTGCCTACAACGCACACGACATCGACGACGGTGTGCGCTCTGGCCTGATCACGCTGGAGCAGCTTGAAGCGGTGGCCCTGTTTGACGATTTCAGGCGCGAAGCGCTGGCCGAGTACCCGCAGTTGCAGGATGCAGCGCATGGCCGGCGCTTGCTCTACGAAGCGACCCGGCGCATGCTCACCGCGCAGGTGCACGACGTCATTGCCGCGACCACCGCCGCGGTGGAGACAGCCGCACCAACCAGCGTGGCGGCGGTGCGGCAACAGGCGCCTTTGGTTCAGTTTGGCCCGGACATGCGGCTCAAATCACAGGCGCTCAAAACATTTTTGCTGCACCAGTTGTACCGTCATCCCCAGGTCATGCAGACCATGAACCAGGCCCAGACAATCGTGCATGAGCTGTTCAAGGCCTATCTGGAACAGCCGCAGGAAATGGGCGAAGGCTTTCTGGCGCGCGCTGAGGCCGCCGCAGGCGCACCGGACCCCCTGAGTGCCAGCGCGCGCGTGGTGGCCGACTACATCGCCGGCATGACCGACCGTTTTGCCGCGCGCGAGCACAAGCGGCTCACGGGCGTGAAGCTGCTGTGA
- a CDS encoding DUF1415 domain-containing protein: MPAPSQVAIDDTRAWLERAVIGLNLCPFAKGVHVKGQVHYAVSHATTSQALLHDLEFELKQLLALDASERDTTLLILSEGLADFLDFNDFLAEADQALVDLALDGILQIAPLHPLFQFAGTSDDDITNYTNRSPYPTLHLLREDSIDRAVAAFPDAESIYEVNMQTMERLGVEGWVALGVGRSGGDPVASPEIELPATAPHGSKNA, translated from the coding sequence ATGCCTGCCCCGTCACAAGTAGCCATCGATGACACCCGCGCCTGGCTTGAGCGCGCCGTGATCGGCCTGAACCTGTGCCCGTTTGCCAAGGGCGTGCACGTCAAGGGGCAAGTGCACTACGCCGTGAGTCACGCCACCACCTCCCAAGCCCTTCTGCACGACCTTGAATTCGAGCTGAAACAGCTGCTAGCCCTTGATGCGTCTGAGCGGGACACTACACTTTTGATACTGTCTGAGGGCCTGGCCGATTTTCTGGACTTCAATGATTTTCTGGCCGAAGCCGATCAGGCTTTGGTCGATCTGGCGCTTGACGGGATTTTGCAGATCGCCCCTTTGCACCCGCTGTTCCAGTTCGCTGGAACGTCAGACGATGACATCACCAATTACACCAACCGTTCGCCCTACCCCACCTTGCACCTGCTGCGCGAAGACAGCATCGACCGCGCCGTGGCGGCTTTTCCGGATGCCGAAAGCATTTATGAGGTGAACATGCAAACCATGGAGCGGCTCGGGGTCGAAGGCTGGGTCGCGTTGGGGGTCGGTCGCTCAGGCGGCGACCCGGTGGCTTCGCCAGAGATTGAGTTGCCGGCGACGGCGCCACACGGTAGCAAAAACGCATGA
- a CDS encoding class I SAM-dependent methyltransferase, producing MKKQNKTPAPQALVDEIRPGQSLELLKELHILTREGKLNQDSRRKLKQVYHLFGFIEKLLLELADQPGGILLADHGAGKSYLGFILYDLFFKAQKTGHIYGIETRPELVQKSRELADRLGFDRMSFLNLSVAESAQSDQLPERIDMVTALHACDTATDDAIAFGLQKHARFMVLVPCCQAEIARCLNQHKALSLARTPLAELWRHPLHTRELGSQITNVLRCLYLEASGYQVTVTELVGWEHSMKNELILARYTGQKKRAAAERLQAILQEFGLAQLNETRFRLSN from the coding sequence ATGAAGAAGCAAAACAAAACGCCAGCCCCGCAAGCGCTGGTCGACGAAATCCGGCCGGGACAGTCACTGGAGCTGCTCAAAGAGCTGCACATTCTGACCCGAGAGGGCAAGCTCAACCAGGACTCGCGACGCAAGCTCAAGCAGGTCTACCACTTGTTTGGCTTTATCGAGAAACTGCTGCTTGAGCTGGCTGATCAACCGGGCGGCATCCTGCTCGCCGACCATGGCGCGGGCAAGTCGTATCTGGGCTTTATCCTGTACGACCTGTTTTTCAAGGCGCAAAAAACAGGGCACATCTACGGCATCGAAACCCGCCCTGAGCTGGTGCAAAAGTCGCGTGAGCTCGCCGATCGACTGGGCTTTGATCGCATGTCCTTTTTGAATTTGAGCGTGGCCGAGTCGGCGCAGTCTGACCAATTGCCCGAGCGCATTGACATGGTGACCGCCTTGCATGCCTGCGACACCGCCACTGACGATGCCATTGCCTTTGGGCTGCAAAAGCACGCTCGCTTCATGGTGCTGGTGCCTTGCTGCCAGGCAGAAATTGCGCGCTGCCTGAACCAGCACAAGGCGCTGTCGCTGGCGCGCACGCCGCTGGCCGAGCTGTGGCGTCACCCGCTGCACACGCGCGAGTTGGGCAGCCAGATCACCAACGTGCTGCGCTGCCTGTACCTGGAGGCATCGGGCTATCAGGTCACGGTAACCGAGTTGGTGGGCTGGGAGCACAGCATGAAAAACGAGCTCATACTGGCGCGCTACACGGGTCAGAAAAAGCGCGCGGCGGCGGAGCGCTTGCAGGCAATTCTGCAAGAATTTGGTCTGGCGCAGTTGAACGAAACGCGCTTTCGGCTGTCAAATTGA
- a CDS encoding glycine zipper 2TM domain-containing protein: protein MKVLLTVSLLVLLGGCATSSPDVIQRGDAQRMSEVIDATVLSVRPVTVDGSQSGAGAVAGGVVGGIAGSSVGGRRENAVVGVLGAVVGAVAGNAIERMGTQEEAVEILVQLRNGSRRAIVQAKGNQTLLPGDAVVLVTTGGKVRVTRALR, encoded by the coding sequence ATGAAAGTTTTGTTGACCGTGAGTCTGCTTGTTCTGCTGGGGGGCTGTGCCACCAGCAGCCCGGATGTCATCCAGCGCGGTGATGCCCAGCGCATGTCCGAAGTGATAGATGCCACTGTATTGAGCGTTCGCCCGGTCACGGTCGATGGCAGTCAGTCTGGCGCGGGGGCAGTGGCGGGCGGCGTGGTCGGCGGCATTGCCGGCTCCAGTGTGGGCGGGCGGCGTGAAAATGCCGTGGTGGGCGTCTTGGGAGCCGTGGTCGGCGCGGTGGCGGGCAATGCGATCGAGCGCATGGGCACGCAGGAAGAAGCGGTCGAAATCCTGGTGCAACTCAGGAATGGCAGCCGCCGTGCCATCGTGCAAGCCAAGGGCAACCAGACCTTGCTGCCCGGTGATGCGGTCGTTCTGGTCACCACCGGTGGCAAGGTGCGCGTCACCCGGGCACTGAGATGA
- a CDS encoding REP-associated tyrosine transposase: MARLPRLTLPGYPHHIIQRGNNRQAIFATKADYQTMLDLLAENARKFDVAIHAYVLMSNHFHLLATPHTADGLPQMMQAVGRRYVRYFNDSQKRSGTLWEGRYKSTLIQTERYLLACMVYIDLNPVRAGLVGQAGDYPWSSYGHYTGLRSDKLITPHPLVWELGNTPFAREAAYAELVQGGLNPVQQAALTDSVLRGWALGEPDFVAELQKRTQRRLAKISAGRPVSIQKNTQN; the protein is encoded by the coding sequence ATGGCCCGCCTGCCCCGCCTTACCCTGCCCGGCTATCCGCATCACATCATCCAGCGTGGCAACAACCGGCAGGCGATTTTTGCGACAAAGGCGGACTATCAGACCATGCTCGACCTGCTGGCGGAAAACGCCAGGAAGTTCGACGTTGCCATTCATGCCTATGTGTTGATGAGCAACCACTTCCATCTGCTGGCCACACCACACACCGCGGACGGCCTGCCGCAGATGATGCAAGCGGTGGGTCGGCGTTATGTGCGCTATTTCAACGACAGCCAAAAGCGCAGCGGCACCCTGTGGGAAGGTCGCTACAAATCCACCCTGATCCAGACCGAGCGCTATTTGCTGGCCTGCATGGTCTACATCGACCTCAATCCGGTGCGCGCCGGGCTGGTGGGGCAAGCGGGTGACTATCCGTGGTCAAGCTACGGCCACTACACCGGCCTGCGCAGTGACAAGCTGATCACCCCGCACCCGCTGGTGTGGGAGCTGGGCAACACGCCGTTTGCGCGCGAAGCCGCCTATGCGGAGTTGGTGCAAGGCGGCCTCAACCCAGTGCAACAAGCGGCGTTAACTGACAGCGTTTTGCGCGGCTGGGCGTTGGGTGAACCCGATTTTGTCGCCGAGTTACAAAAAAGAACGCAGCGCCGGCTTGCCAAGATCAGCGCGGGGCGACCGGTTTCCATTCAAAAAAATACACAAAATTAG
- a CDS encoding glutamate synthase-related protein: MTRAAEIKHLQEHGLYSSTQEHDACGVGFVAHIKGVKSHDIVQNALKILENLDHRGAVGADKLMGDGAGILIQLPDALYREEMAAQGVTLPPFGEYGVGMIFLPKEHASRLACEEELERAIKAEGQVLLGWRDVPVNRDMPMSPTVRLKEPVLKQLFIGRGNDVIVQDALERKLYVIRKTASAAIQNLQLKHSKEYYVPSMSTRTVIYKGLLLADQVSTYYLDLQDERCVSALGLVHQRFSTNTFPEWPLAHPYRYVAHNGEINTVKGNYNWMKAREGVMSSPVLGADLQKLYPISFPDQSDTATFDNCLELLTMAGYPLAQAVMMMIPEPWEQHATMEARRKAFYEYHAAMMEPWDGPASIVFTDGRQIGATLDRNGLRPSRYCITDDDLVIMASESGVLPVPENKIVRKWRLQPGKMFLIDLEQGRMIDDDELKANLVNSKPYQQWIENLRIRLDDVEGGSEPASASEVAVSLLDRQQAFGFTQEDIKFLIAPMATAGEEAIGSMGNDSPLAVLSDKNKPLYNYFKQLFAQVTNPPIDPIREAIVMSLVSFVGPKPNLLDINQVNPPMRLEVSQPVLDFADMAKLRDIEKYTRGKFRSHTLDITYPLAWGHEGVEAQLASLCAEAVDAIKGGNNILIISDRGISATQVAIPALLALSAVHQHLVRAGLRTTAGLVVETGTAREVHHFGVLAGYGAEAVHPYLAMETLADICKDLPGELSAEKAIYNYVKAVGKGLSKIMSKMGVSTYMSYCGAQLFEAIGLSTDVVAKYFTGTPSRVEGITVFDIAEEVIRMHKAAFGLDPVLASMLDAGGEYAWRTRGEDHMWTPDAIAKLQHSTRANSWHTYKEYAQIVNDQSKRHMTLRGLFEFKIDPAKAIPVEQVESAAEIVKRFATGAMSLGSISTEAHATLSVAMNRLGGKSNTGEGGEDPARYRNELKGIPIKLGDTLKSVIGADVVEVDLPLQDGDSLRSRIKQVASGRFGVTAEYLTSADQIQIKMAQGAKPGEGGQLPGGKVSDYIGRLRHSIPGVPLISPPPHHDIYSIEDLAQLIHDLKNVAPHASISVKLVSEIGVGTIAAGVAKCKADHVVIAGHDGGTGASPWSSIKHAGSPWEIGLAETQQTLVLNRLRSRIRVQTDGQIKTGRDVAIGALLGADEFGFATAPLVVEGCIMMRKCHLNTCPVGVATQDPALRQKFSGKPEHVVNYFFFVAEEVRHIMAQLGIARFDDLIGRSDLLDMRQGIEHWKASGLDFGRLFAQPNAPAEVPRYQTETQDHGLAKSLDNILIAKSRAAIDKGEKVHFMEMARNVNRSVGAMLSGAVTQVHPEGLPDNTIRIQLEGTGGQSFGAFLARGITLYLIGDANDYTGKGLSGGRVVVRPSIDFRGDAVKNTIVGNTVMYGATSGEAYFSGVAGERFAVRLSGATTVVEGTGDHGCEYMTGGTVAVLGITGRNFAAGMSGGIAYVYDEDGKFAKRCNTAMVSLTKVLTAEEQREAIEVSLWHRGQSDEAQLKKLLEEHNRWTGSKRARELLDNWELARLKFVKVFPNEYKRALATIHAQKEALALTSRAQAATKKEVVPAK, from the coding sequence ATGACAAGGGCTGCCGAGATCAAGCATCTCCAGGAACACGGTTTGTACTCATCCACCCAGGAGCACGATGCGTGTGGTGTGGGTTTTGTGGCGCACATCAAAGGCGTCAAGTCGCATGACATCGTTCAAAACGCCTTGAAGATTCTGGAGAACCTGGACCATCGGGGTGCCGTCGGCGCCGACAAGCTGATGGGCGACGGTGCGGGCATCTTGATTCAGTTGCCCGACGCGCTGTACCGCGAAGAAATGGCCGCACAGGGCGTCACCCTGCCCCCGTTTGGCGAGTACGGCGTGGGCATGATCTTTTTGCCCAAGGAGCACGCCAGCCGGCTCGCCTGCGAGGAGGAGTTGGAGCGCGCCATCAAGGCCGAGGGACAGGTGTTGCTGGGCTGGCGCGATGTGCCGGTGAACCGCGACATGCCGATGTCGCCCACCGTGCGTCTGAAAGAGCCGGTTCTCAAACAACTGTTTATTGGCCGCGGCAACGATGTGATCGTGCAGGACGCGCTGGAGCGCAAGCTGTACGTGATCCGCAAGACCGCCAGCGCCGCCATCCAGAACCTGCAGCTCAAGCACAGCAAAGAGTATTACGTGCCCAGCATGTCGACCCGTACCGTGATTTACAAAGGCTTGTTGCTGGCCGATCAGGTGAGCACCTACTATCTGGATCTGCAGGATGAGCGCTGCGTCTCGGCGCTGGGCCTGGTGCATCAGCGCTTTTCCACCAACACCTTCCCCGAGTGGCCGCTGGCACACCCGTACCGCTATGTGGCGCACAACGGCGAGATCAACACCGTCAAGGGCAACTACAACTGGATGAAGGCGCGCGAAGGCGTGATGTCCTCCCCCGTGCTGGGGGCCGATCTGCAAAAGCTGTACCCGATCAGCTTCCCCGACCAGTCCGACACCGCCACCTTTGACAACTGTCTGGAACTGCTGACCATGGCCGGCTACCCGCTGGCACAGGCCGTGATGATGATGATCCCGGAGCCGTGGGAACAACACGCCACCATGGAGGCGCGTCGCAAGGCGTTTTATGAGTACCACGCCGCCATGATGGAGCCGTGGGACGGCCCGGCCAGCATCGTGTTCACCGACGGCCGCCAGATTGGCGCCACGCTCGACCGCAACGGCCTGCGCCCTTCGCGCTACTGCATCACCGATGACGATCTGGTCATCATGGCATCCGAGTCCGGCGTGTTGCCCGTTCCGGAAAACAAAATCGTGCGCAAATGGCGGCTGCAGCCCGGCAAGATGTTCCTGATCGACCTGGAACAGGGCCGCATGATCGACGACGACGAGCTCAAGGCCAATCTGGTCAACAGCAAGCCGTATCAGCAATGGATCGAGAACCTGCGCATTCGCCTCGATGATGTGGAGGGTGGCAGCGAGCCCGCCTCGGCGTCTGAAGTGGCGGTCAGTCTGCTCGACCGCCAGCAGGCCTTTGGTTTCACGCAGGAAGACATCAAGTTTCTGATCGCCCCCATGGCCACCGCCGGTGAAGAAGCCATCGGCTCCATGGGCAACGACAGCCCGCTGGCCGTCCTGAGCGACAAAAACAAGCCGCTCTACAACTACTTCAAGCAGTTGTTTGCCCAGGTGACCAACCCGCCCATCGACCCGATTCGCGAAGCGATTGTGATGAGTCTGGTGTCCTTTGTCGGCCCCAAGCCAAACCTGCTCGACATCAACCAGGTCAACCCGCCGATGCGCCTCGAAGTCAGCCAGCCGGTGCTGGACTTTGCTGACATGGCCAAGCTGCGCGACATCGAAAAATACACGCGCGGCAAGTTCCGCAGCCACACGCTCGACATCACCTACCCACTGGCCTGGGGCCACGAGGGCGTGGAAGCGCAATTGGCGTCCCTCTGCGCCGAAGCGGTGGACGCGATCAAGGGTGGAAACAACATCCTGATCATCAGCGACCGCGGCATCAGCGCGACGCAGGTCGCCATACCCGCTCTGCTGGCGCTGTCCGCCGTTCACCAACACCTGGTGCGCGCCGGCTTGCGCACCACCGCCGGTCTGGTGGTCGAGACCGGCACCGCACGTGAAGTGCATCACTTTGGTGTACTCGCCGGCTATGGCGCCGAAGCGGTGCACCCGTACCTGGCGATGGAAACGCTGGCCGATATCTGCAAGGATCTGCCGGGTGAACTCAGCGCCGAAAAAGCCATCTACAACTACGTCAAGGCGGTCGGCAAGGGACTCTCCAAGATCATGTCCAAGATGGGCGTGAGCACCTACATGAGCTACTGCGGCGCGCAGTTGTTCGAGGCCATTGGCTTGTCCACCGATGTGGTGGCCAAGTACTTCACGGGCACCCCGAGCCGGGTCGAGGGCATCACCGTGTTCGACATTGCTGAAGAGGTCATCCGCATGCACAAGGCGGCTTTTGGCTTGGATCCGGTGCTGGCCAGCATGCTCGATGCCGGTGGCGAATACGCCTGGCGCACCCGCGGTGAAGACCACATGTGGACGCCCGACGCGATTGCCAAACTGCAGCACAGCACACGCGCCAACAGCTGGCACACGTACAAGGAATACGCGCAGATCGTCAACGACCAGAGCAAACGCCACATGACGCTGCGCGGCTTGTTTGAATTCAAGATTGACCCCGCCAAAGCCATTCCGGTGGAGCAAGTGGAGTCAGCCGCGGAGATTGTCAAACGCTTTGCCACCGGCGCCATGTCGCTCGGCTCGATTTCAACCGAAGCACACGCCACGCTGTCGGTGGCCATGAACCGCCTGGGCGGCAAGAGCAATACCGGCGAGGGCGGCGAGGACCCGGCGCGTTACCGCAACGAACTCAAAGGCATCCCGATCAAACTCGGCGACACACTCAAAAGCGTGATTGGTGCCGATGTCGTGGAAGTCGATCTGCCTTTGCAGGACGGTGACTCGTTACGTTCACGCATCAAGCAGGTGGCCTCCGGTCGCTTTGGCGTCACCGCTGAGTACCTCACCAGCGCAGACCAGATCCAGATCAAGATGGCGCAAGGTGCCAAGCCGGGTGAAGGCGGTCAATTGCCGGGCGGCAAGGTGTCGGACTACATCGGTCGCCTGCGCCACTCGATACCCGGCGTGCCGCTGATTTCGCCGCCGCCGCACCATGATATTTACTCGATCGAGGATCTGGCGCAACTGATTCACGACCTGAAAAACGTGGCGCCGCACGCCAGCATCAGCGTCAAGCTGGTGAGTGAGATTGGCGTCGGCACCATCGCGGCTGGCGTTGCCAAGTGCAAGGCCGACCATGTGGTGATCGCAGGCCATGATGGCGGCACCGGTGCCTCGCCCTGGTCGTCCATCAAACACGCGGGCAGCCCCTGGGAAATCGGTCTGGCTGAAACCCAGCAAACCCTGGTGCTCAACCGCTTGCGTTCGCGCATCCGGGTGCAGACCGATGGCCAGATCAAAACCGGGCGCGACGTGGCGATTGGTGCCCTGCTGGGCGCTGACGAATTTGGCTTTGCCACCGCCCCGCTGGTGGTCGAAGGCTGCATCATGATGCGCAAATGCCACCTCAACACCTGCCCGGTCGGCGTCGCCACGCAAGACCCGGCGCTGCGTCAAAAATTCTCCGGCAAGCCCGAGCATGTGGTGAATTATTTCTTTTTCGTTGCGGAAGAAGTGCGCCACATCATGGCCCAGTTGGGCATCGCCAGGTTTGACGACCTGATTGGTCGCTCTGACCTGCTCGACATGCGCCAAGGCATCGAACACTGGAAAGCCAGCGGCCTGGACTTCGGCCGTTTGTTTGCGCAACCCAATGCCCCGGCCGAGGTACCGCGCTACCAGACCGAAACGCAAGACCATGGCCTGGCCAAATCGCTGGACAACATCCTGATCGCCAAGAGCCGCGCCGCCATCGACAAGGGCGAGAAAGTGCATTTCATGGAAATGGCGCGCAACGTCAATCGCTCCGTCGGCGCCATGCTCTCCGGCGCGGTGACGCAAGTCCACCCTGAAGGCTTGCCCGACAACACCATCCGCATCCAGTTGGAGGGCACCGGCGGCCAGTCCTTTGGTGCATTCCTGGCGCGCGGCATCACGCTTTATCTGATTGGGGACGCCAACGACTACACCGGCAAAGGACTCAGTGGCGGGCGGGTCGTGGTACGCCCCAGCATCGACTTCCGGGGTGACGCGGTCAAGAACACCATCGTCGGCAACACGGTGATGTATGGCGCCACCAGTGGCGAAGCCTATTTCAGCGGTGTCGCTGGCGAGCGCTTTGCGGTGCGTCTGTCGGGCGCGACGACGGTGGTGGAAGGCACCGGTGACCATGGCTGCGAGTACATGACTGGCGGCACCGTGGCCGTGCTGGGTATCACCGGACGCAATTTTGCAGCCGGCATGAGCGGCGGCATCGCTTACGTTTATGACGAGGACGGCAAGTTCGCCAAGCGCTGCAACACCGCCATGGTGTCGCTGACCAAGGTGTTGACAGCCGAGGAGCAGCGCGAGGCGATCGAGGTCAGCTTGTGGCACCGCGGCCAAAGCGATGAGGCGCAGCTGAAGAAACTGCTGGAAGAGCACAACCGCTGGACCGGCAGCAAGCGCGCCCGCGAATTGCTGGACAACTGGGAGCTTGCCCGGCTCAAGTTCGTCAAGGTATTCCCCAATGAATACAAACGCGCGCTCGCCACAATTCATGCACAAAAAGAGGCTCTGGCCCTCACCAGTCGTGCTCAGGCAGCTACTAAAAAAGAAGTAGTTCCCGCTAAATAA